A stretch of the Clostridium fungisolvens genome encodes the following:
- a CDS encoding helix-turn-helix transcriptional regulator has translation MYKDLEEKTIGEKIIKLRKVHNLNQKEFAEIIGHHFDTVLHWETHDVMPKPESIKKVCNKFDLQLEYFHEYYFFYFNNPGERVRRWKEKKKYTYSKCYKLLGVSESTLKKLISGRIGLSYEMYLRLKKTRVF, from the coding sequence ATGTATAAAGATTTAGAAGAGAAAACTATTGGTGAAAAAATAATTAAGCTGAGAAAAGTACATAACCTAAATCAAAAAGAATTTGCTGAAATTATAGGTCATCATTTTGATACGGTACTTCATTGGGAGACTCATGATGTTATGCCTAAGCCTGAAAGTATAAAAAAGGTTTGTAATAAATTTGATTTGCAACTTGAGTACTTTCATGAGTATTATTTTTTCTACTTTAATAATCCTGGGGAGAGGGTTAGGAGGTGGAAGGAGAAAAAGAAATATACTTATAGCAAGTGTTATAAGTTGCTTGGGGTAAGTGAGTCTACACTTAAAAAGTTGATTAGTGGGAGGATTGGGTTATCTTATGAGATGTATTTGAGGTTAAAGAAGACTAGAGTTTTCTAA
- a CDS encoding LytR/AlgR family response regulator transcription factor, with protein sequence MKIAICDDSRMTLEYMSEKIRNVLLQQKYSASIETFDNSEVFMKYIGYEFYDVIFLDVDMPNFSGFDIAKKLQVCAIVSMIIFISNLEESVYESLQFRPFRFIRKSQFEKEIYGVTEALIKTLIYSKEHITITASNQQIRLDPNKIIYVECIDKTLKVVSQSKVMEFRYRLGDMESLLKEYGFIRIHKGYLVNYRCIASIKRNCEIVLESGERLPMSRKRVKEVFQEFGRLV encoded by the coding sequence ATGAAGATTGCTATATGTGATGACTCTAGGATGACTTTAGAGTATATGTCTGAAAAAATTAGAAATGTTCTTCTGCAACAGAAATATAGTGCATCCATAGAAACCTTTGATAACAGCGAAGTCTTTATGAAGTATATAGGTTATGAATTTTATGATGTTATTTTTTTGGATGTGGATATGCCTAATTTCAGTGGATTTGATATTGCAAAAAAACTCCAAGTTTGTGCTATAGTAAGTATGATTATTTTTATTTCCAATTTAGAAGAAAGTGTATACGAATCGCTGCAGTTCCGTCCGTTCAGGTTTATAAGAAAAAGCCAATTTGAGAAAGAAATATATGGCGTAACTGAGGCTCTTATAAAAACATTAATATATTCAAAAGAACATATAACCATTACCGCCTCTAATCAGCAAATTCGTCTGGATCCCAATAAAATAATTTATGTTGAATGTATAGATAAAACCTTAAAAGTTGTTTCTCAATCGAAAGTAATGGAGTTCAGGTACCGCTTGGGCGATATGGAGTCTCTATTGAAAGAATATGGGTTTATTCGAATACATAAAGGGTATCTGGTAAATTATAGATGTATAGCCTCCATTAAAAGAAACTGTGAAATTGTACTTGAGTCCGGAGAAAGACTTCCGATGAGTAGGAAACGGGTAAAAGAAGTTTTTCAAGAGTTTGGAAGACTGGTGTAG